Proteins found in one Geomonas subterranea genomic segment:
- a CDS encoding mannose-1-phosphate guanyltransferase: MKAVIMAGGFGTRMQPLTCNIPKPMVPLMNRPIMLHIVELLKKYGITDLVMLLYHQPSVIKNFFRDGADLGVRITYVTPLEDMGTAGAVKCAEKYLDERFLIISGDLLTDFNLQKVIDFHEANKALATITLTSVKDPLQFGVVITDKEKRITQFLEKPGWGEVISDTINTGIYVLEPEIFKFIPEGENFDFSQDLFPLLLKKKSALFGFPVKGYWRDIGNTDSYREAHHDILKGKVGVKVDEPRREMAGVDLRVGVDVRLGEGTVVEGTVVVGDNSQVQGGAEIKDSVIGRNCIIEPGAKLTRAVIWDNVYIKKSAKINDCVICNNVSVGAATVMEEGGVVADDTAIGEESYIKRDVKIWPRKLIEAGSTVTGNLIWGERWKKSLFEGEMIKGLTNIELTPEFVAKLGCAYGTSLPKGSHVLVGRDATLSSRMLKRSFLGGILSAGVNVRDIRMVSLPILRYKLRTFGEVGGVHFRQSLEDPATTEIVFLDADGLDFSSSMGKNIERIFYKENFRRAHHMEPGGITELPQVMDFYREGFFRGVDQQLIRSSKAKVVIDFNHSPAGQILPQILNDLGCEVIGLNTYLDEQRGSKTVDEKPNSLQQLAKIVMTLEARAGFWLDPTVEEVVLVDETGRIYQPEEFLSLMTTLMLKSGSRGAFAVPVSAPSVIEQIAQENGSSVRRTKSVDRAMIEAAISPEVVMAGSMAGRFAFPKFQAAFDGMFTIAKTIELSSAAGVPLSRVLKEVPRSSFLQGKVPCVWEKKGGIMRKMSEDSLDKEASFIDGIKVSFGNDWVLVLPDQYQPVIHVVAEAKDPKTAQKLLDEYMHKVERWKKELAQ; encoded by the coding sequence ATGAAGGCAGTGATTATGGCGGGTGGCTTTGGTACCCGCATGCAACCGCTCACCTGCAACATCCCCAAGCCGATGGTTCCGCTCATGAACCGTCCGATCATGCTGCACATCGTCGAACTGCTGAAGAAGTACGGCATCACCGACCTGGTCATGCTCCTGTACCATCAGCCCAGCGTGATCAAGAACTTCTTCCGCGACGGCGCCGACCTCGGGGTGAGGATCACCTACGTGACTCCCCTGGAGGACATGGGGACCGCCGGCGCGGTGAAATGCGCCGAGAAGTACCTGGACGAGCGCTTCCTGATCATAAGCGGCGACCTCCTCACCGATTTCAACCTCCAGAAGGTGATCGATTTCCACGAGGCGAACAAGGCCCTGGCCACCATCACCCTCACCTCGGTGAAGGATCCGCTCCAGTTCGGCGTGGTGATCACGGACAAGGAGAAGCGCATCACCCAGTTCCTGGAGAAGCCGGGGTGGGGCGAGGTGATCTCCGACACCATCAACACCGGCATCTACGTGCTGGAGCCGGAGATCTTCAAGTTCATCCCGGAGGGGGAGAACTTCGACTTCTCCCAGGACCTGTTCCCGCTTCTTTTGAAGAAGAAGTCGGCGCTGTTCGGTTTCCCGGTCAAGGGGTACTGGAGGGACATCGGCAACACCGATTCCTACCGCGAGGCTCACCACGACATACTCAAGGGAAAGGTGGGGGTCAAGGTGGACGAGCCGCGGCGCGAGATGGCCGGCGTCGATCTGAGGGTCGGGGTCGACGTGAGGCTGGGCGAGGGGACCGTGGTGGAAGGGACGGTGGTCGTCGGCGACAACTCGCAGGTGCAGGGGGGGGCGGAGATCAAGGACTCGGTCATCGGCCGCAACTGCATCATCGAGCCGGGGGCGAAGCTCACCCGGGCCGTCATCTGGGACAACGTCTACATCAAGAAGAGCGCCAAGATCAACGACTGCGTCATCTGCAACAACGTGAGCGTCGGCGCAGCGACCGTGATGGAAGAGGGGGGGGTGGTGGCGGACGACACCGCCATCGGCGAGGAAAGCTACATCAAGCGGGACGTGAAGATCTGGCCGAGGAAGCTGATCGAGGCGGGCTCCACCGTCACCGGCAACCTGATCTGGGGCGAACGCTGGAAGAAATCGCTGTTCGAGGGGGAGATGATCAAGGGGCTCACCAACATCGAGCTCACCCCCGAGTTCGTGGCGAAGCTCGGCTGCGCCTACGGCACGTCGCTTCCCAAGGGGAGTCACGTCCTGGTCGGCCGCGACGCGACCCTCTCCTCCCGCATGTTGAAAAGGAGCTTTCTCGGGGGGATCCTCTCCGCCGGCGTCAACGTGCGCGACATCAGGATGGTGTCGCTCCCCATCCTGCGCTACAAGCTGCGCACCTTCGGCGAGGTGGGGGGGGTGCACTTCCGCCAGTCGCTGGAGGACCCGGCGACCACCGAGATCGTCTTCCTCGATGCCGACGGCCTCGACTTCTCCTCCTCCATGGGGAAGAACATCGAGCGCATCTTCTACAAGGAAAACTTCCGGCGCGCCCACCACATGGAGCCCGGCGGGATCACGGAGCTGCCGCAGGTGATGGACTTCTACCGCGAGGGGTTCTTCCGGGGGGTGGACCAGCAGCTCATCAGGAGTTCGAAGGCCAAGGTCGTGATCGATTTCAACCACTCCCCGGCCGGGCAGATCCTCCCCCAGATCCTCAACGACCTTGGGTGCGAGGTGATCGGTCTCAACACCTACCTGGACGAGCAGCGCGGCTCGAAGACGGTGGACGAGAAGCCCAACTCCCTGCAGCAGCTCGCCAAGATCGTGATGACGCTGGAGGCGCGTGCCGGCTTCTGGCTCGATCCGACCGTCGAGGAGGTGGTGCTGGTGGACGAGACCGGCAGGATCTACCAGCCGGAGGAATTCCTCTCGCTCATGACCACGCTCATGCTGAAAAGCGGCTCCCGGGGCGCCTTCGCGGTCCCGGTTTCGGCGCCGTCGGTGATCGAGCAGATCGCCCAGGAAAACGGCTCTTCGGTGCGCCGCACGAAGAGTGTGGACCGCGCCATGATCGAGGCGGCCATCTCGCCGGAGGTGGTCATGGCCGGCTCCATGGCCGGGCGCTTCGCCTTCCCGAAGTTCCAGGCCGCCTTCGACGGCATGTTCACCATCGCGAAGACCATCGAGCTCTCCAGCGCCGCCGGGGTGCCGCTGTCGCGCGTCCTCAAGGAGGTCCCCAGGAGTTCCTTCCTGCAGGGGAAGGTCCCCTGCGTCTGGGAGAAGAAAGGTGGCATCATGCGCAAGATGAGCGAGGACAGCCTGGACAAGGAGGCCTCCTTCATCGACGGCATCAAGGTCTCCTTCGGCAACGACTGGGTGCTGGTGCTCCCGGACCAGTACCAGCCCGTGATCCACGTGGTGGCCGAGGCCAAGGACCCGAAGACGGCGCAGAAGCTCCTGGATGAGTACATGCACAAGGTGGAGCGCTGGAAAAAGGAGCTGGCCCAGTAA
- a CDS encoding glycoside hydrolase family 57 protein, which produces MTEPLYLTLLWHMHQPFYKDPVRGEYLLPWVYLHAVKDYYDMPAIVAESPGAKVVFNLVPSLLEQILDYASGEAVDPYLELARKAPGDLGQEERLFLLENFFSANKRRMIEPYPRYLELYRMAGDGVPGTAASRAPLFAERDLLDLQVWFYLAWTGEAARRRFPVFGELIRKGKGFDAADKASLFDTQRELISGIIPLYRRLHQEGKVELSVTPYFHPILPLLCDARIARVALPGANLPSVDIRYPEDARGQVAHGIESFERLFGFRPRGIWPAEGSVSDEALGIMAREGLCWTASDERVLAQTLPGGLGAEREALYHPYLFQQGGAEIALFFRDQVLSDQIGFTYSQWEPERAVADFIGRVKEIRQQSRSPRVVPVILDGENAWEHYQHNGLPFLSRLYAALAQTPGVEPATFSEVLERVPERRLLRHVHPGSWINADYGIWIGHPEENLGWEYLARTREAAVQRSPEVAQLLSGGTSNDEAARRACKALYAAQGSDWFWWYGDDHFSPHSGSFDLLFRSHLINVYRLLALEVPGELHEPIKKQRPAGFVRGPSRLITPSLNSAADDYFEWLSAGLYDLTRQGAAMHAADAGLQSFFYGYDLEYFYFRIDGAQSLEKLLQPGDRLSLHLMGGGEYRIEMQAGDGEGELQLLKDGSWQPSGGVGRYWVGRSAQLRIPLPALRLDAGDRLCCYLTHSRGASLIGRWPTEAPLALAYAGPCLGMEQGTLNELSPVDPDPS; this is translated from the coding sequence ATGACCGAACCACTGTACCTCACGCTGCTTTGGCACATGCACCAGCCCTTCTACAAGGATCCGGTCCGGGGGGAGTACCTGCTCCCCTGGGTCTACCTCCATGCGGTGAAGGACTACTACGACATGCCGGCCATCGTCGCTGAGAGCCCCGGCGCCAAGGTGGTGTTCAACCTGGTCCCCTCGCTTTTGGAGCAGATCCTCGACTACGCCTCCGGGGAGGCGGTCGACCCTTACCTGGAACTCGCGCGCAAGGCGCCGGGCGACCTGGGCCAGGAGGAGCGGCTTTTCCTGCTGGAAAACTTCTTCTCCGCCAACAAGCGGCGCATGATCGAGCCGTACCCGCGCTACCTGGAGCTGTACCGGATGGCGGGGGACGGCGTCCCGGGGACGGCAGCGTCGCGGGCGCCCCTCTTCGCGGAGCGGGATCTGCTGGACCTGCAGGTCTGGTTCTATCTCGCCTGGACCGGCGAGGCGGCGCGCCGCCGCTTTCCGGTCTTCGGGGAGCTGATCCGCAAGGGGAAGGGGTTCGACGCGGCGGACAAGGCCTCTCTCTTCGACACCCAGCGCGAGCTGATCTCCGGGATCATCCCGCTGTACCGCAGGCTGCACCAGGAAGGGAAGGTCGAGCTCTCGGTCACCCCCTACTTCCACCCGATCCTGCCCCTTTTGTGCGACGCACGCATCGCGCGGGTGGCGCTTCCCGGCGCGAACCTCCCCAGCGTCGACATCCGCTACCCGGAGGATGCGCGGGGGCAGGTGGCCCACGGCATCGAGAGCTTCGAGAGGCTCTTCGGCTTCAGGCCGCGCGGCATCTGGCCGGCGGAAGGTTCGGTGAGCGACGAGGCGCTCGGGATCATGGCCCGGGAAGGGTTATGCTGGACCGCCTCCGACGAGCGGGTGCTGGCCCAGACCCTTCCCGGCGGCCTGGGCGCGGAGCGGGAAGCGCTCTACCACCCTTACCTGTTTCAGCAGGGGGGGGCGGAGATCGCCCTGTTCTTCAGGGACCAGGTGCTCTCGGACCAGATCGGCTTCACGTATTCCCAGTGGGAGCCGGAACGGGCCGTCGCGGACTTCATCGGGCGGGTGAAGGAGATCAGGCAGCAGAGCCGCTCTCCCCGGGTGGTCCCGGTGATCCTCGACGGGGAGAACGCCTGGGAACACTACCAGCACAACGGGCTCCCCTTCCTCTCCAGGCTCTACGCCGCGCTGGCGCAGACCCCGGGGGTGGAGCCCGCCACCTTCTCGGAGGTGCTGGAGCGGGTCCCGGAGCGGCGGTTGCTGCGCCACGTGCACCCGGGCTCCTGGATCAACGCCGATTACGGCATATGGATCGGTCACCCCGAGGAGAACCTCGGGTGGGAATACCTGGCCCGGACACGGGAGGCGGCGGTGCAGCGCAGTCCGGAGGTGGCGCAGCTCCTCTCCGGCGGCACAAGCAACGACGAGGCGGCCCGGCGCGCCTGCAAGGCCCTCTACGCGGCGCAGGGGAGCGACTGGTTCTGGTGGTACGGCGACGACCACTTCTCCCCCCACTCCGGAAGTTTTGACCTGCTGTTCCGCAGCCACCTGATCAACGTCTACCGGCTGCTGGCGCTCGAGGTCCCCGGGGAGCTGCACGAGCCGATCAAGAAGCAGCGTCCCGCGGGCTTCGTCAGGGGGCCGTCGCGGCTCATCACCCCCTCCCTGAACTCCGCTGCCGACGACTACTTCGAGTGGCTCTCCGCCGGCCTCTACGACCTGACCAGGCAGGGAGCGGCGATGCACGCGGCGGACGCGGGGCTGCAGTCCTTTTTCTACGGTTATGACCTGGAATACTTCTATTTCCGGATCGACGGGGCACAGTCGCTGGAAAAGCTGCTGCAGCCGGGCGACCGCCTCTCCCTGCACCTCATGGGAGGGGGAGAATACCGCATCGAGATGCAGGCCGGAGACGGCGAGGGTGAACTGCAACTTTTGAAGGATGGGAGCTGGCAGCCTTCCGGCGGGGTGGGACGCTACTGGGTCGGCCGCAGCGCGCAGTTGCGCATCCCGCTCCCGGCCCTGCGGCTCGACGCGGGGGACCGGCTCTGCTGTTACCTTACCCACTCCCGCGGGGCCAGCCTGATCGGTCGCTGGCCGACGGAGGCGCCGCTCGCGCTGGCCTACGCGGGGCCCTGCCTGGGGATGGAGCAGGGAACGCTCAACGAGCTTTCCCCGGTCGACCCGGACCCATCTTAA
- the glgA gene encoding glycogen synthase GlgA, with product MKILFVASEVTPFAKTGGLADVASALPKTLKTLGHDVRIMMPFYSVVERGGVAVRKGRKSASVMVDGVEKKGFLRQASLGEIPVYLIENKEYFAREELYGTPSGDYPDNAQRFSFFCRCVLELLKKMDFRPDIIHCHDWQTALIPHYLKHERKNDPFFTRTGVIFTIHNLAYQGLFPKEELATMGLSKECFNIDGLEFYGKVNLLKGGILSADLVTTVSEAYCREIQTPEMGCGLHGVLQTRKDDLVGILNGLDYEEWNPAMDREIMKNYSHASLSGKMVDKIGLQRLVGLASAPEIPVFGMVSRMVAQKGFDLIAELLPVIAKAPMQLVLLGNGEERYVKAFNDIKAAGARNIAFTSGFDHSLAPKIYAGSDMFLMPSFFEPCGLGQLIAMRYGTVPVVRRTGGLADSVFDPRDNDKTPNGFVFDEYSAEALWEAINRAVTAYQDKAFWKKLMRRGMSSDYSWQNSVHKYLELYRKALLRKGGEA from the coding sequence ATGAAGATTTTGTTTGTTGCATCTGAGGTTACACCCTTTGCGAAGACCGGAGGCCTGGCGGACGTCGCCAGTGCGCTCCCGAAGACTCTGAAAACGCTCGGGCATGACGTCCGGATCATGATGCCCTTCTACTCGGTGGTCGAGAGGGGGGGGGTGGCGGTTCGCAAGGGGCGCAAGAGCGCCTCGGTCATGGTGGACGGCGTCGAGAAGAAAGGCTTTCTGCGCCAGGCCTCGCTCGGGGAGATCCCGGTTTACCTCATCGAGAACAAGGAATACTTCGCCCGCGAGGAGCTCTACGGCACCCCGAGCGGCGACTATCCCGACAACGCCCAGCGCTTCTCCTTCTTCTGCCGCTGCGTTTTGGAGCTCTTGAAGAAGATGGACTTCAGGCCGGACATCATCCACTGCCACGACTGGCAGACCGCGCTGATCCCGCATTACCTGAAGCACGAGAGGAAGAACGATCCCTTCTTCACCAGGACCGGGGTCATCTTCACCATCCATAACCTGGCCTACCAGGGGCTCTTTCCCAAGGAGGAGCTCGCCACCATGGGGCTCTCCAAGGAGTGCTTCAACATCGACGGCCTGGAATTCTACGGCAAGGTCAATCTCCTGAAGGGAGGCATCCTCTCCGCCGACCTGGTGACCACGGTTTCCGAGGCCTACTGCCGCGAGATACAGACCCCGGAGATGGGATGCGGGTTGCATGGGGTGCTGCAGACCAGGAAGGACGACCTGGTCGGTATCCTCAACGGTCTCGACTACGAGGAGTGGAACCCGGCCATGGACCGGGAGATCATGAAGAACTACAGCCATGCCTCCCTCTCGGGGAAGATGGTCGACAAGATCGGGCTGCAGCGGCTCGTGGGGCTCGCCAGCGCCCCGGAGATCCCGGTGTTCGGCATGGTCTCGCGCATGGTTGCCCAGAAGGGGTTCGACCTGATCGCCGAGCTCCTGCCGGTGATCGCCAAGGCCCCGATGCAGCTGGTACTGCTGGGCAACGGCGAGGAGCGCTACGTGAAGGCCTTCAACGACATCAAGGCCGCCGGAGCCCGCAACATCGCCTTCACCAGCGGCTTCGACCATTCCCTGGCGCCCAAGATCTACGCCGGCAGCGACATGTTCCTGATGCCTTCCTTCTTCGAGCCGTGCGGGCTGGGGCAGCTGATCGCCATGCGCTACGGCACGGTTCCGGTGGTGCGCAGGACCGGGGGGCTTGCCGACAGCGTCTTCGACCCGCGGGACAACGACAAGACCCCCAACGGCTTCGTCTTCGACGAGTACAGCGCGGAGGCGCTTTGGGAGGCCATTAACCGGGCGGTGACGGCGTACCAGGACAAGGCGTTCTGGAAGAAGCTGATGCGTCGCGGCATGAGCAGCGATTATTCCTGGCAGAACTCGGTGCACAAGTATCTGGAGCTGTATCGCAAGGCGTTGCTGCGCAAGGGAGGGGAGGCGTAA
- the pgeF gene encoding peptidoglycan editing factor PgeF produces the protein MEMQKAGKIQYLKPRLAAGSVAGFTTRHEGVSRPPYNSLNLGSNTLDSSHNVEGNRSLLARSLGATLDRFLTVSQVHGTDLLVIDAPNPELSHFLKLECDGIVTNQPGIMIAVCVADCVPVLLHDPVRKVVAALHAGWQGTAGNIAAKGVEALVSLFGCAKKDIRAAIGPHIGACCYEVDAPVRDAFKQAGMAWDLCATAKGEGKWMLDLGKANRQLLADAGLPADHIHVSEHCVSCNQELFFSYRRDEGDTGRQVGFIMLEDEQ, from the coding sequence ATGGAAATGCAAAAAGCAGGAAAGATCCAGTACCTGAAGCCGCGGCTCGCCGCCGGCTCCGTAGCCGGCTTCACCACGCGTCACGAAGGGGTGTCGCGTCCCCCGTACAACTCGCTGAACCTGGGGAGCAACACCCTGGACTCCTCGCACAACGTGGAAGGGAACCGCAGCCTGCTCGCCCGCAGCCTGGGCGCGACGCTGGACCGCTTCCTCACCGTGAGCCAGGTGCACGGCACCGACCTCCTGGTCATCGACGCGCCCAACCCGGAGCTCTCCCACTTCCTGAAGCTTGAATGCGACGGGATCGTCACCAACCAGCCCGGCATCATGATCGCCGTCTGTGTCGCCGACTGCGTCCCCGTCCTGCTGCACGACCCGGTACGGAAAGTGGTGGCCGCGCTGCACGCGGGGTGGCAAGGGACCGCGGGAAACATCGCTGCCAAGGGGGTGGAGGCGCTGGTGAGCCTGTTCGGCTGCGCCAAGAAGGACATCCGCGCCGCCATCGGTCCCCACATCGGGGCCTGCTGCTACGAGGTGGACGCCCCGGTGCGCGACGCCTTCAAACAAGCCGGCATGGCCTGGGACCTCTGCGCGACCGCAAAGGGGGAAGGGAAGTGGATGCTCGACCTGGGCAAGGCGAACCGCCAGTTGCTCGCCGACGCCGGTCTCCCCGCCGACCACATACATGTCAGCGAGCACTGCGTCAGCTGCAACCAGGAACTCTTCTTCTCCTACCGCCGCGACGAAGGTGACACCGGCAGGCAGGTGGGCTTCATCATGCTGGAAGATGAGCAATAA
- a CDS encoding RluA family pseudouridine synthase yields MEPIELTFPCDTDPERLDSFIARSVPELTRSAALRLIETGQATVNGQPQKPSLKLKGGEAVTVTIPPPAPAQPQPQEIPLEILYEDGDIVVVNKGAGMVVHPGAGNAEGTLVNALLAHCKDLSGIGGELRPGIVHRIDKDTSGTLVIAKSDRAHNGLADQFKVHSIKRIYLALVYGSPKEDRGRIESVIGRHPVERKKMSGKARHGKNAITHWRVEARYPGVTLVRLKLETGRTHQIRVHLSEAGHPLLADEVYGGGSRLAQLKDPVLKQMIRAMGRQALHAKTLGFLHPVSGEYLEFDTELPPDMAGIVAYLEDINRGQGAGD; encoded by the coding sequence ATGGAACCGATTGAACTCACCTTCCCTTGCGACACCGATCCGGAAAGGCTGGACAGCTTCATCGCCCGCAGCGTCCCCGAACTCACCCGCTCCGCCGCCCTGAGGCTCATCGAAACCGGCCAGGCCACGGTGAACGGGCAGCCGCAAAAACCGTCCCTCAAGCTCAAGGGAGGGGAGGCGGTCACCGTTACCATCCCGCCGCCGGCGCCCGCTCAACCGCAGCCCCAGGAGATCCCCCTCGAGATCCTGTACGAAGACGGCGACATCGTCGTGGTCAACAAGGGGGCTGGCATGGTGGTGCATCCCGGCGCGGGCAACGCCGAGGGGACGCTGGTGAACGCGCTCTTGGCCCACTGCAAGGACCTCTCGGGTATCGGCGGCGAGTTGCGGCCGGGCATCGTGCACCGCATCGACAAGGACACCTCGGGAACGCTGGTAATCGCCAAGAGCGACCGGGCCCACAACGGCCTGGCCGACCAGTTCAAGGTGCACTCCATCAAGCGGATCTACCTCGCGCTGGTGTACGGCAGCCCCAAGGAGGACCGTGGACGCATCGAATCCGTCATCGGGCGCCACCCGGTGGAGCGGAAGAAGATGTCGGGGAAGGCGCGCCACGGCAAGAACGCCATCACCCACTGGCGGGTCGAGGCGCGCTATCCCGGCGTCACGCTGGTGCGCCTGAAGCTGGAGACGGGGCGCACGCACCAGATCAGGGTGCACCTCTCCGAGGCGGGACACCCGCTGCTGGCGGATGAGGTCTACGGCGGCGGCAGCCGGCTTGCCCAACTGAAGGACCCGGTTCTCAAGCAGATGATCAGGGCGATGGGGCGCCAGGCGCTGCACGCGAAGACCCTCGGGTTTCTCCACCCGGTCAGCGGGGAGTACCTGGAGTTCGACACGGAACTGCCGCCGGACATGGCCGGCATCGTCGCCTACCTGGAAGATATAAACCGGGGCCAGGGGGCGGGGGACTAG
- a CDS encoding DegQ family serine endoprotease, whose protein sequence is MKSLRLLVVFLVLSTILSSCKKKEGALLYESDRKESVPAPVQEVPKDILNTQQAFTTLVSKVTPSVVNISTIGKKKLVRPFFEGSPFFEDFFGDMGRPQYRRESSLGSGFILNKEGYIVTNDHVVRDAETIQVKLSNESVYTGKVIGSDPKTDIAVIKINAKESLPAAVLGDSSKLQVGQWAIAIGNPFGLDRTVTVGVVSATGRSNMGIETYEDFIQTDASINPGNSGGPLLNIYGEVIGINTAIVAAGQGIGFAIPVNMAKQVVTQLISKGNVSRGWLGVSIQSVTEEMAKSFGLPKAGGALVNEVVPGGPAARAGIVQGDIITGFNGANVKDVRQLQRMVGETPIGKKVEIELYRDGKEHKVIVTTAPAESAPAQSQTQRPEREAGVLGLSVEEVGPEMRRRGIAGVVVSDLEPGGIAEESGIQRGDIIVSVNQKKVRNLAEYQKAMKDANNRGAVALLVRRGNANIYFALKLR, encoded by the coding sequence ATGAAAAGCCTCCGACTGCTCGTTGTCTTCCTGGTTCTTTCCACAATCTTGTCTTCCTGCAAAAAGAAAGAAGGAGCGCTGCTCTATGAATCGGATCGTAAGGAGTCTGTACCTGCTCCGGTTCAGGAAGTCCCCAAAGACATATTGAACACCCAGCAGGCCTTCACCACCTTGGTGAGTAAAGTCACTCCTTCCGTAGTAAACATCTCCACCATCGGCAAGAAGAAACTGGTGCGGCCGTTCTTCGAAGGCTCTCCCTTTTTCGAGGACTTCTTCGGGGACATGGGACGCCCGCAGTACCGCAGGGAGAGCAGCCTCGGCTCCGGCTTCATCCTCAACAAGGAGGGGTACATCGTCACCAACGACCATGTGGTCCGGGATGCGGAAACCATCCAGGTGAAACTCTCCAACGAAAGCGTCTACACGGGCAAGGTGATCGGTTCCGACCCCAAGACCGATATAGCCGTCATCAAGATCAACGCGAAAGAGTCGTTGCCGGCTGCGGTTCTTGGCGATTCCAGCAAGCTGCAGGTGGGACAGTGGGCCATCGCCATCGGCAACCCCTTCGGCCTGGACCGCACCGTTACGGTCGGCGTGGTTTCCGCCACCGGCAGGTCCAACATGGGGATCGAAACCTACGAGGACTTCATCCAGACCGACGCCTCGATCAACCCCGGGAACTCCGGCGGTCCACTGCTCAACATCTACGGCGAAGTGATCGGGATCAACACCGCCATCGTCGCCGCCGGACAGGGCATCGGCTTCGCGATTCCGGTCAACATGGCCAAACAGGTGGTAACCCAGCTGATCAGCAAGGGCAACGTAAGCCGCGGCTGGCTCGGCGTCTCCATCCAGTCGGTCACGGAGGAGATGGCGAAGTCGTTCGGACTGCCAAAGGCCGGCGGGGCTCTCGTGAATGAGGTGGTGCCCGGCGGCCCCGCCGCCAGGGCCGGAATCGTGCAGGGAGACATCATCACCGGTTTCAATGGCGCGAACGTGAAGGACGTGCGCCAACTGCAGCGGATGGTCGGTGAAACCCCCATCGGCAAGAAGGTGGAGATCGAGCTTTACCGCGACGGCAAGGAGCACAAGGTTATCGTCACCACCGCGCCTGCCGAGAGCGCACCGGCACAGTCGCAGACTCAAAGACCGGAGCGCGAGGCGGGGGTGCTGGGACTATCCGTGGAAGAAGTGGGACCCGAAATGCGGCGTCGCGGCATTGCCGGTGTCGTGGTGAGCGACCTCGAGCCCGGCGGCATCGCGGAGGAAAGCGGCATTCAGCGTGGCGACATCATCGTATCGGTGAACCAGAAGAAGGTGCGTAACCTAGCGGAGTACCAAAAGGCGATGAAGGATGCGAACAACCGGGGTGCGGTGGCGCTCCTGGTGCGGCGCGGAAATGCCAACATCTATTTCGCCTTAAAATTAAGATAG
- a CDS encoding helix-turn-helix domain-containing protein, with protein MHKRGCCVQEKIKQEIREMKLGEKVRGLRQEQRLTLQALADMTGLSKPLLSQIENDQVTPPIATLLKIAKGLKVGIHYFFEEAGDRQKFMLTRGDQSPLGSQRRPGKDAVQQGYMYKPLAPGMRQKKVEPFLIEFEQREWDTSLFYSHEGVEFLYLLDGELEFHYADEVMRLYPGDSIYYESSEPHGYVSVGEVRARAVAVLYTKS; from the coding sequence ATGCACAAACGGGGGTGCTGCGTGCAAGAGAAGATCAAGCAGGAAATAAGAGAGATGAAGCTGGGTGAGAAGGTGCGTGGACTGCGCCAGGAACAACGGCTCACCCTCCAGGCCCTGGCCGACATGACCGGGTTGTCCAAGCCGCTCCTGTCGCAGATCGAAAACGACCAGGTGACGCCGCCCATTGCCACCCTGCTGAAAATCGCCAAGGGACTCAAAGTCGGTATTCACTACTTCTTTGAGGAGGCGGGTGACCGGCAGAAGTTCATGCTGACCCGCGGCGACCAGTCCCCGCTGGGCAGTCAGCGCCGTCCCGGCAAGGACGCCGTGCAGCAGGGGTATATGTACAAGCCGCTTGCACCCGGGATGCGCCAGAAGAAGGTGGAGCCTTTCCTGATCGAGTTCGAGCAGCGGGAGTGGGACACCAGTCTCTTTTACAGTCACGAAGGGGTGGAGTTTCTCTATCTGCTCGACGGCGAGTTGGAGTTTCACTACGCCGACGAGGTCATGAGGCTCTATCCCGGTGATAGCATCTACTATGAATCCTCCGAGCCGCACGGTTACGTTTCGGTAGGGGAGGTTCGTGCCCGCGCGGTCGCCGTTCTCTATACGAAGAGCTAA